One Rhododendron vialii isolate Sample 1 chromosome 2a, ASM3025357v1 genomic region harbors:
- the LOC131316885 gene encoding stearoyl-[acyl-carrier-protein] 9-desaturase, chloroplastic, producing MALKLNPIVTLQSHRYPSFALPPVARLRSPKFVVASVLHTGSKEVENLKKPFTPPREVHVQVSHSMPPQKIEIFKNLESWADENILVHLKPVEKCWQPQDFLPDPASEGFHDQVKELRERAKEIPDDYFVVLVGDMVTEEALPTYQTMLNTLDGVRDETGASPTSWARWTRAWTAEENRHGDLLNKYLYLSGRVDMKQIEKTIQYLIGSGMDPRTENNPYLGFIYTSFQERATFISHGNTARHAKEYGDIKLAQICGTIASDEKRHETAYTKIVEKLFEIDPDGTVIAVADMMRKKIAMPAHLMYDGRDDNLFEHFSSVAQRLNVYTAKDYADILEFLVGRWKVEELTGLSGEGRKAQDYVCGLPPRIRRLEERSLSRAKEARVVPFSWIFDREVKV from the exons atggctctGAAGCTGAATCCAATCGTCACCCTTCAATCCCACAGATACCCTTCTTTTGCCCTTCCACCAGTGGCCCGTCTCAGATCTCCCAAGTTTGTTGTGGCTTCCGTTCTTCACACCGGCTCCAA GGAGGTTGAGAATCTCAAGAAGCCTTTCACCCCTCCTCGCGAGGTTCATGTTCAAGTATCGCATTCTATGCCACCCCAAAAGATTGAGATCTTCAAAAACTTGGAGAGTTGGGCTGACGAGAACATTTTGGTTCACCTGAAGCCAGTGGAGAAATGTTGGCAACCCCAGGATTTTCTGCCTGACCCTGCATCTGAGGGATTCCATGATCAAGTCAAAGAACTAAGGGAGAGGGCAAAGGAGATTCCAGATGATTACTTTGTGGTTTTGGTTGGAGATATGGTCACAGAGGAAGCCCTTCCAACTTACCAAACAATGCTTAATACCCTTGATGGTGTTCGGGATGAAACAGGTGCAAGCCCAACTTCTTGGGCAAGATGGACTAGGGCTTGGACTGCTGAAGAGAACAGGCACGGTGACCTTCTCAATAAGTATCTCTACCTCTCTGGACGTGTAGACATGAAGCAAATCGAGAAGACGATACAGTACTTGATTGGGTCAGGAATG GATCCCCGGACTGAAAACAACCCCTACCTTGGATTCATCTACACATCATTCCAAGAACGAGCAACTTTCATCTCCCATGGGAACACAGCGAGACATGCCAAGGAGTATGGGGACATTAAGCTGGCTCAAATATGCGGTACTATTGCCTCTGATGAGAAGCGCCACGAAACTGCTTACACCAAGATAGTGGAAAAGCTATTCGAGATCGACCCCGATGGAACCGTCATTGCTGTTGCTGACATGATGAGGAAGAAAATTGCCATGCCGGCCCACTTGATGTATGATGGTCGCGATGATAACCTTTTTGAGCACTTCTCATCTGTGGCCCAGCGGCTCAATGTTTACACTGCCAAGGACTATGCGGATATATTGGAGTTTTTGGTTGGAAGGTGGAAAGTGGAGGAACTAACTGGACTCTCTGGAGAGGGACGTAAGGCTCAAGATTACGTTTGTGGATTGCCTCCCAGAATCAGACGGCTGGAGGAAAGGTCTCTGAGCAGGGCTAAGGAAGCACGCGTCGTGCCATTTAGCTGGATCTTTGATAGAGAAGTGAAGGTCTGA